The DNA window CGTGCAGCCGATGCGGTAGCGAAGGCAATTAGTGAAGAGCAATGTGGGATTTTGGGCATCCATTTTGAAGGACCACATTTATCACATCCAAAAAAAGGTACTCATAGTGAGCAGTTTCTGAGGCCTATTTCGGAAGCTGAATTTGATGTTTATGCGCGCCAAGATCTTGGTATAAAAATGGTGACCTTAGCGCCTGAAACGGTTTCGCTTGATGATATTCGACGTTTATTGTCGCTGGACGTAAAGGTTTGTATTGGCCATTCCAATGCAGATTTTGAAACAACCATGAATGCGTTACACGCGGGGGTTGATGGTTTTACTCACTTGTTTAATGCAATGTCTGCGTTTACATCTCGTGAGCCTGGGGTCGTTGGAGCTGCTCTTTGGGATAACAATAGTTGGTGCGGTCTAATCGTTGATGGTCATCATGTACATCCTGCCTCTGCAAAATTAGCCATCCGTTCAAAGCAACAAGGTAAAGTGATCTTGGTTACGGACGCCATGCCGCCCGTTGGTACCGATATGACTGAATTTGACTTTTTTGATGGTCGCAAAGTCATTCGGACTGGCGACAGATTAAACTCCACAACGGGTGAACTTGCAGGTAGCGTTTTAGACATGGCTTCGGCTGTAAGAAACACAGTGCAAACATTAGACATAACCCTAGCGGAAAGTTTAAGAATGGCTTCACTCTATCCAGCACAATATCTTGGTTTGAAGAAGAAAGGACGATTATTAGAAGGATTTGACGCAGATTTTGCTGTCTTAGACGGTGAGCTTCATGTGATTCAAACGTATATAGCAGGAATAGAAAAGTAGTAGTTCCCTGGATGAAAACCCCGCAGCAGTAACGCGGGGCTTTTTTATTTTTAGGTAGTAAAATGACAACAAGTACAAAAAAAAGATTAGCCTCTTTAGATGCATTAAGAGGCTTTGACATGATGTGGATTTTAGGTGGACAATCCATATTTGCAGCACTTTTCGTGTTAACTGGCTGGGGCGGGTGGAAGCTATTTGAGGCTCAAACAGAACACAGTGTCTGGCACGGATTCACGGCTTACGACTTAATCTTTCCTCTTTTTATCTTTCTGTCAGGCGTGGCCATGGGTCTATCACCAAGGCGCATTGACCATTTGCCGTTTAGTGAACGCTTTCCCATCTACCAAAGAGCGGTCAAGCGATTTATCTTGCTTTGTTTGCTTGGTATTCTTTACAACCATGGATGGGGAACTGGTATTCCTGCTGACTTTGAAGAGATACGCTACGCAAGCGTACTTGGTCGTATAGCATTTGCATGGCTATTTTGTGCGCTACTAGTTTGGCATTTTTCACTTCGAAATGTCGCTATAGTTGGCGTACTCATCCTAATCTGCTACTGGATAGTATTGTGTTTCATCCCAGTACCTAGTGGTAGTGCAGGTGATTTAACCCCGAACGGAACATGGAATGCGTGGATTGACCAAAATCTACTCCCAGGCATTCGGTATCAAAATCGACCTGTCGACCCTGAAGGAATTTTATCTAATTTTCCTGCAATTGTTAATGCAATTGCGGGCGTGTTTGCCGGGCAGTTGATAGCATCAAGCAACTTACGAGGTGAGTGGCGAACAGCTGCATTGCTTTGTATATCTGGTTTAGTTGCGTTAGCACTTGGTTGGGGATGGGATTATGTATTTCCCGTGAATAAAGAGTTGTGGACAAGTTCATTTGTACTAGTCACGGTCGGTTGGAGCGCAATATTGCTTAGCATATTTTATGTACTAGTCGACATATTGCCAGGAACACGCATTTCTTATCCGTTTATTATTATCGGGGCAAACTCAATAATCATTTATTTAGCGTCAAGTTTAATCAAGTGGAATTATCTGAGAGACAGCTTATTTGGCGGGATCATTCGATCATTTCCGGAGAATTGGCAGCCGTTGTTACTCGCGCTTGCTTTGTTGTTTGTGCAGTTAGTTATTCTTCACTGGTTGTATAAACGCAAACTTTTTATCAGTGTATAAATTAGGCAGTGAGTTCTGTCTTTCATTACAAAAAAATGTAAAAAAAATCTTCACTATTACTTTACAAACAAAAATTATAGGTCAATAATGACAGCGTTGTCATAATGGTAAACTTAGTTTGTTGTATCTCACTAAGGTTGACCTGTCCTTGTGCTGATTGCACGCGGTGCAAGGCCAGGTCCCATTTTTTAGTCGCCAAATTTTGAGTGGACACCATGCAGATCGTAATTCTAAAAGATGCTTCCGAAGTCGCACGTTATGGTGCTGATATCTTTACTTCTCAGTTACAACGCAAAGCAGAATCCGTGTTGGGATTGGCTACAGGTTCTACGCCAGTAGCCTTGTATCAAGAGCTCATTAAGCGAAATCAAAAGGGTATTGTGGCGTTCAAAGAAACAACAACGTTTAACTTGGATGAATACTTAGGTTTGTCAGGTGAACACCCTCAGAGTTACCGTTATTTTATGAATGAGCAATTGTTCAATCATATCGATATTGATAAAGACAGAACGCACGTTCCACCGGGTGATGCAAAAAATCCCATCATCGCCTGTCAGGAATATGAAGCTAAAATTGCATCGGCAGGTGGAGTAGATATTCAGCTTTTAGGCATTGGACGAAATGGTCATATCGGTTTTAACGAGCCGTCTTCAGGCTTAACGTCACGGACTCGAGTTAAAACACTGACAAGAGCAACGATTGATGACAATGCACGCTTCTTTAAAGAAGATGAATACCAACCGCATTTATCAATCACAATGGGTATCGGAACCATTTTGGATGCGCGAAAAGTGGTATTACTTGCCACAGGTGAAAATAAAGCTGAAGCAGTAAAAGCAATGGTTGAAGGACCTTTAACTGCTGCTTGCCCAGCGTCGGCGTTACAACTTCACAAAGATGCGGTCATTGTGATAGATATGGCAGCAGCAAGCCAACTTAAAGATATCGATTTCTATTTACATATTGAAGCTGAGAATCAAAAGCTTCAAGCTTATCTTGCCTCTCTGTAGTGTGATTTACACTGTAGGTTGAAAGCCCGAAAGGGCTTTTTTTTGCCTGACTCTGTGTTAATTTTGATGCCACTTATCTTCAAGGACTCGGTTAATGCTGTTCTATACTCAATTACCTCTCGATAGACATTCGCAGGAAAGAAAAGACTCTAATTGGCTCTTACAAAAGCAGACAAGTAACAGCCGATGGGTATTGGTAAAAAACAACCAATCACTCTTTAAAAAAGACCAACCAGAACTCATTTTTCTCAATTATGATCAGGTAAGAAACTTACCGCTTTGGGACGCCATATTTTTAGGTGCAATGGAGAACAGCGGTTATTTTGCGTTAGATGTTTCAGAAGTTGCGGATGACGTGCTCACGGTATATACACAGCAGCACGAGTTCAAGGATATTCGCTCGTACGGAATGGTTGTAGACATGGCGTTAGGGTCGATTGCATCCTTGTCACGAGGGCTTTGCCATTGGCATGCTACACACCGCTTTTGTGGACGTTGCGGCAGTAAGAATAAATTAATAGAAGCTGGACATGCAAGGCTTTGTACAAATGATGCCTGTAAACATATGACTTTCCCTCGTACTGACCCCGCGGTGATTATGTTAGTCACACATGTCTTTCCAGACGGAGTGGAGCGTTGCCTAATGGGAAGACAAGCAGCCTGGCCGGAAGGCGTCTATTCTACTTTGGCTGGATTTGTTGATCCCGGGGAATCATTGGAGCAGGCTGTTATCCGAGAAGTTGAGGAAGAAGCCGGTGTTCACGTTCAGGAAGTTGAATATGTTGCTTCACAGTCTTGGCCATTTCCATCCTCTATTATGTTAGGATTTTTTGCTAAAACGAACAATCCAGAAATCTACGTCGATAAAGACGAACTAGACGATGCAAAATGGTTTAGCCGGCAGGATCTCAATGATTTTTCAGAATGGGGTCATCAAGAACCGGGCTACAAATTAACCCGCAAAGATTCAATATCTCGTTATTTAGTTGAAACTTGGCGAAACCAAGGGGAATGAGTCAATGAAAAAGCAGACGCAAATCGTCGCTTCAGGTCGTAAAAAACAATATACCCATGGAGTTGTGAACCCTGTTGTACAACGGGCCTCAACCGTTGTTTTTGAAACGATGGACGAGCTTCAAGCAGCAGCAAAAGAACGACATAACCGAACCTTGTTCTATGGACGTCGAGGCACAACAACACATTTTGCGCTTCAAGACGCCGTTGCTGAATTAGAAGGGGGAGCCGGTTGCGCGTTGTTTCCATGTGGTGCTGCCGCAATCGCACAAACGTTACTGTGCTTTTTGAAAGCAGGTGATCACCTTTTAATGGTTGACTCTGTGTACGAACCAACCCGCGACTTATGTGAAAAA is part of the Pseudoalteromonas xiamenensis genome and encodes:
- the nagB gene encoding glucosamine-6-phosphate deaminase, with the protein product MQIVILKDASEVARYGADIFTSQLQRKAESVLGLATGSTPVALYQELIKRNQKGIVAFKETTTFNLDEYLGLSGEHPQSYRYFMNEQLFNHIDIDKDRTHVPPGDAKNPIIACQEYEAKIASAGGVDIQLLGIGRNGHIGFNEPSSGLTSRTRVKTLTRATIDDNARFFKEDEYQPHLSITMGIGTILDARKVVLLATGENKAEAVKAMVEGPLTAACPASALQLHKDAVIVIDMAAASQLKDIDFYLHIEAENQKLQAYLASL
- the nagX gene encoding transmembrane glucosamine N-acetyltransferase NagX → MTTSTKKRLASLDALRGFDMMWILGGQSIFAALFVLTGWGGWKLFEAQTEHSVWHGFTAYDLIFPLFIFLSGVAMGLSPRRIDHLPFSERFPIYQRAVKRFILLCLLGILYNHGWGTGIPADFEEIRYASVLGRIAFAWLFCALLVWHFSLRNVAIVGVLILICYWIVLCFIPVPSGSAGDLTPNGTWNAWIDQNLLPGIRYQNRPVDPEGILSNFPAIVNAIAGVFAGQLIASSNLRGEWRTAALLCISGLVALALGWGWDYVFPVNKELWTSSFVLVTVGWSAILLSIFYVLVDILPGTRISYPFIIIGANSIIIYLASSLIKWNYLRDSLFGGIIRSFPENWQPLLLALALLFVQLVILHWLYKRKLFISV
- the nagA gene encoding N-acetylglucosamine-6-phosphate deacetylase, producing the protein MTQKTYIAERFFDGDNFRDNVLFRVANGRIYFENIDITNAEKLYGLVVPGFIDVQVNGGGGGFFNAEQTQECLATIVDAHSQFGSTGLMPTLITDDIEVMRRAADAVAKAISEEQCGILGIHFEGPHLSHPKKGTHSEQFLRPISEAEFDVYARQDLGIKMVTLAPETVSLDDIRRLLSLDVKVCIGHSNADFETTMNALHAGVDGFTHLFNAMSAFTSREPGVVGAALWDNNSWCGLIVDGHHVHPASAKLAIRSKQQGKVILVTDAMPPVGTDMTEFDFFDGRKVIRTGDRLNSTTGELAGSVLDMASAVRNTVQTLDITLAESLRMASLYPAQYLGLKKKGRLLEGFDADFAVLDGELHVIQTYIAGIEK
- the nudC gene encoding NAD(+) diphosphatase, whose amino-acid sequence is MLFYTQLPLDRHSQERKDSNWLLQKQTSNSRWVLVKNNQSLFKKDQPELIFLNYDQVRNLPLWDAIFLGAMENSGYFALDVSEVADDVLTVYTQQHEFKDIRSYGMVVDMALGSIASLSRGLCHWHATHRFCGRCGSKNKLIEAGHARLCTNDACKHMTFPRTDPAVIMLVTHVFPDGVERCLMGRQAAWPEGVYSTLAGFVDPGESLEQAVIREVEEEAGVHVQEVEYVASQSWPFPSSIMLGFFAKTNNPEIYVDKDELDDAKWFSRQDLNDFSEWGHQEPGYKLTRKDSISRYLVETWRNQGE